In Dehalococcoidia bacterium, one DNA window encodes the following:
- a CDS encoding 4-hydroxyphenylacetate 3-hydroxylase N-terminal domain-containing protein, which produces MRTKEEYIRGLAKMRRNIYFNGELIDRTDELQMDCLNTIGTTFDEAARPENQELCTAISHLTGERINRFTHIHQNTDDLHRKQDMTRMLCQKIGGCIQRCMGIDATNAIYNVSYEADKSNDGTTNYHENFKKWLIRFQTEDLVGCCAQTDVKGDRMLRPADQPDPDAYVHIKERLPDGIVVSGCKLHISEASVADEILVVPTRALRPEDKDYAVAFAVPGDWEGVKQVVTIHNLRPREIYKRGFVPGSTDSYVIFDNCFVPWERVFLAGEWQHGGVLALLFALFHRHSYSGCKPAIGDLILGAAALAAEVNNIQKAPHVREKLAEIIMTTELGYAAGYTASDLGKPEVYMPGVGFVPYGPGSYIPNSIYCNVGRCLTGEAVFREAEILCDISGGVTATFPYERDFANPETGDLLRKYTKRSPTMDVEDQAQFWRYLGDILCSAAGGIHNIGSYHGGGSPVMEQIAITTQYNMEARKKLLRYIAGMSGGDREALVDATTRYQPKEKTPVK; this is translated from the coding sequence ATGAGGACCAAAGAAGAGTACATCCGCGGACTGGCCAAGATGCGGCGCAACATCTACTTCAACGGCGAACTCATCGACCGCACCGACGAGCTGCAGATGGACTGCCTCAACACTATCGGCACTACGTTCGACGAAGCGGCCAGGCCGGAGAACCAGGAACTGTGCACCGCCATCTCTCACCTCACCGGAGAGCGGATCAACCGTTTCACCCACATTCATCAGAACACGGATGACCTGCACAGGAAGCAGGACATGACCCGCATGCTCTGCCAGAAGATCGGCGGTTGCATTCAGCGCTGCATGGGGATCGACGCCACGAACGCCATCTACAACGTATCCTACGAAGCCGACAAGTCCAACGACGGCACCACCAACTACCACGAGAACTTCAAGAAGTGGCTTATCCGCTTCCAGACGGAGGACCTGGTCGGCTGCTGCGCCCAGACCGACGTCAAGGGCGACCGCATGCTGCGGCCCGCCGATCAGCCCGACCCCGACGCCTACGTCCACATCAAAGAACGCCTCCCGGACGGCATCGTCGTCAGCGGCTGCAAGCTCCACATCTCCGAAGCCTCCGTGGCCGATGAGATACTGGTCGTGCCCACGAGGGCCCTGCGCCCCGAGGACAAGGACTATGCGGTCGCCTTCGCCGTCCCCGGCGACTGGGAAGGCGTGAAGCAGGTGGTCACAATCCACAACCTCCGGCCGAGGGAGATCTACAAGCGCGGCTTCGTGCCCGGTTCGACCGACTCCTACGTGATCTTCGATAACTGCTTCGTCCCCTGGGAGCGGGTCTTTCTCGCCGGCGAATGGCAGCACGGAGGGGTGCTTGCTCTCCTGTTCGCCCTGTTCCACCGCCACTCCTACTCCGGCTGCAAGCCTGCCATCGGCGACCTGATCCTGGGCGCGGCCGCCCTCGCTGCTGAAGTGAACAACATTCAGAAGGCGCCGCACGTGCGGGAGAAGCTGGCGGAGATCATCATGACCACCGAGCTGGGGTACGCCGCCGGCTACACTGCCTCCGACCTTGGCAAGCCGGAGGTCTACATGCCCGGCGTCGGCTTCGTGCCCTACGGCCCCGGCTCCTATATCCCCAACTCGATTTACTGCAATGTGGGCCGCTGCTTGACCGGCGAGGCGGTCTTCCGCGAAGCCGAGATCCTCTGCGATATCTCCGGCGGCGTGACGGCGACCTTCCCCTACGAGCGCGACTTCGCGAACCCGGAGACCGGCGATCTGCTCCGCAAGTACACAAAGCGGAGCCCCACAATGGACGTCGAAGACCAGGCGCAGTTCTGGCGCTACCTGGGCGACATCCTCTGCTCCGCCGCGGGCGGGATCCACAACATCGGCTCCTACCACGGCGGCGGGTCGCCTGTAATGGAGCAGATTGCAATCACCACGCAGTACAACATGGAGGCGCGGAAGAAGCTGCTGCGCTACATCGCCGGGATGAGCGGCGGAGACCGCGAGGCGCTGGTAGACGCCACAACGCGGTATCAGCCCAAGGAAAAGACGCCGGTCAAGTAG
- the pstC gene encoding phosphate ABC transporter permease subunit PstC encodes MTTGPDILGASPARRGNLLHGRWRRLREAAIGGVLFLCALLSVGATAAIIITLLEETVGFFREVSFVEFVTDTQWTPQFKPQHFGILPLLSGTLLIAAGGALIALPVGLLTAVFLSEYAPSWLRSIVKPVLEVLAGIPTVVFGFFALTFVSQEVVQRLFPGTQIFNAASAAAVVGIMIIPLVSSLSEDAMSAVPRSLREGAYALGSSRFEVSMRVVVPAALSGIVASFILAVSRAVGETMIVALAAGATPNLTWNPLESVQTMTAYIVQVSLGDTPQGSLEFRTIFAVAMALFVMTLTMNIVSQYLLQRFREVYE; translated from the coding sequence ATGACCACTGGACCGGACATCCTGGGCGCGAGCCCGGCGAGGCGTGGCAACCTCCTCCACGGACGCTGGCGACGGCTGCGCGAGGCCGCGATAGGCGGCGTCCTCTTCCTCTGCGCCCTGCTCTCCGTAGGCGCCACCGCGGCCATAATCATTACGCTTCTCGAGGAAACCGTCGGCTTCTTCCGCGAGGTGTCGTTCGTCGAGTTCGTGACCGATACGCAGTGGACGCCGCAGTTCAAACCCCAGCACTTCGGCATTCTGCCCCTGCTTTCCGGCACCCTGCTGATAGCGGCGGGCGGAGCGCTGATCGCCTTGCCGGTGGGCCTGCTCACGGCCGTATTCCTTAGCGAGTACGCGCCTTCGTGGCTCCGCAGCATAGTCAAACCCGTCCTCGAGGTGCTCGCGGGCATTCCCACGGTCGTCTTCGGCTTCTTCGCCCTGACCTTCGTCTCACAGGAGGTCGTGCAGCGGCTCTTCCCAGGCACGCAAATCTTCAACGCGGCGAGCGCGGCCGCCGTGGTAGGAATAATGATCATCCCTCTCGTGTCCTCCCTGAGCGAGGACGCGATGAGCGCCGTGCCCCGCAGCCTGCGGGAGGGCGCTTACGCCCTGGGCAGCAGCCGGTTCGAGGTGTCGATGAGGGTCGTGGTGCCGGCGGCGCTCTCCGGCATCGTCGCCTCGTTCATCCTCGCCGTCTCACGCGCCGTCGGCGAGACTATGATCGTCGCCCTGGCGGCGGGGGCGACCCCCAACCTGACATGGAACCCGCTCGAGAGCGTGCAAACGATGACGGCCTATATTGTGCAGGTGAGCCTGGGAGATACGCCGCAGGGCAGCCTCGAGTTCCGCACCATTTTCGCCGTCGCGATGGCCCTATTCGTGATGACGTTGACGATGAACATCGTCAGTCAGTACTTGCTCCAGCGCTTTCGGGAGGTCTACGAATGA
- a CDS encoding ABC transporter permease, whose protein sequence is MNREILILSLRQLLGKRRTLALVALALLPLLVALVFRAGDSETDPVDWTANTLLNGLIVTTVLPLVTLVLATTSLGMEIEDGTIVYLLSKPLSRAHVITAKLAASWLPAAALVSLSAAASAGIALQGSGYGVLPAFVIALGLGALAYSAVFLLLSLLTARALVVGLIYVFIWEGLVTELFEGTRILSVRQYTLGVADLLTNVRAFEANLDGVGALVLMALVTAIVVALTIRRLNRFETRTLF, encoded by the coding sequence ATGAACAGAGAGATACTGATACTTTCGCTGCGACAACTGCTGGGCAAGCGGCGCACCCTGGCGCTGGTCGCGCTGGCCCTGCTCCCGCTTCTGGTCGCGCTCGTCTTCAGAGCGGGAGACTCCGAAACCGATCCCGTCGACTGGACGGCGAACACGCTCCTGAACGGCCTCATCGTTACCACGGTGCTGCCGCTGGTTACGCTCGTCCTGGCCACGACATCGTTGGGGATGGAGATCGAGGACGGCACCATCGTTTACCTGCTCTCGAAGCCGCTGTCGCGCGCGCACGTGATCACCGCCAAGCTGGCCGCATCGTGGCTCCCCGCAGCCGCCCTCGTCTCCCTCTCGGCGGCGGCTTCCGCGGGCATCGCCCTTCAGGGCTCGGGGTACGGCGTTCTTCCGGCCTTCGTCATCGCCCTCGGTCTCGGGGCGCTGGCCTACTCCGCCGTCTTCCTGCTCCTCAGCCTGTTGACGGCGCGGGCGCTGGTCGTCGGGCTGATATACGTCTTCATCTGGGAAGGGCTGGTAACCGAGCTTTTCGAGGGCACGCGAATACTCAGTGTCCGCCAGTACACTCTCGGCGTGGCCGATCTGCTGACGAATGTCCGCGCATTCGAGGCCAATCTGGATGGGGTCGGCGCGCTCGTGCTGATGGCGCTCGTCACGGCGATCGTCGTGGCCCTCACCATCCGCCGTCTCAACCGCTTCGAGACGCGGACGCTGTTCTGA
- the pstA gene encoding phosphate ABC transporter permease PstA translates to MSVEETTFRRRLFARKATAAGFFLLCVAATGFAIAVLAVLLTDVTRSGISRLSWDFINSFPSRNPDQAGIKAALFGTLWMMGLTAAFAVPVGIGAAIYLEEYASRNWLNRVIQTNIANLAGVPSIVYGILGLAIFVRAMALGRSVLAGSLTMALLVLPIVIIASQEALRAVPGSIREAAYAVGASRWQVVSRQVLPVAMPGVLTGIILALSRAIGEAAPLIMIGALAFVPFVPSSPADHFTVLPIQIFNWASRPQTAFATNAAAAIIVLLVVLLSMNAVAIVLRNRFQSRTRG, encoded by the coding sequence ATGAGCGTGGAAGAGACAACGTTCCGCCGCCGTCTGTTCGCGCGCAAAGCGACTGCCGCCGGCTTCTTCCTGCTTTGCGTCGCGGCGACGGGCTTCGCTATCGCCGTGCTCGCTGTGTTGCTGACCGACGTTACGCGGAGCGGCATCTCGCGCCTGAGCTGGGACTTCATCAACAGCTTTCCCTCCCGCAACCCCGATCAGGCGGGCATTAAGGCGGCGCTCTTCGGGACGCTGTGGATGATGGGGCTTACCGCCGCCTTCGCCGTGCCCGTCGGCATCGGCGCCGCGATCTACCTGGAGGAATATGCCTCGCGCAACTGGCTGAACCGCGTCATTCAGACGAACATCGCCAACCTGGCCGGCGTGCCGTCGATTGTCTACGGCATCCTGGGGCTGGCGATCTTCGTGCGGGCGATGGCGCTGGGCCGCAGCGTCCTCGCCGGCTCCCTCACGATGGCGCTTCTCGTGCTCCCCATCGTGATAATCGCCTCGCAGGAGGCCTTGCGCGCCGTGCCGGGCTCGATACGCGAGGCCGCGTACGCGGTCGGGGCGTCTCGATGGCAGGTGGTGTCCCGCCAGGTGCTCCCCGTCGCGATGCCGGGCGTGCTGACCGGCATCATCCTTGCCCTTTCGCGCGCCATCGGCGAGGCGGCGCCCCTGATCATGATCGGCGCGCTGGCGTTCGTCCCCTTCGTGCCGAGCAGCCCCGCTGACCATTTCACCGTCCTGCCGATCCAGATCTTCAACTGGGCGTCGCGTCCGCAGACCGCGTTCGCAACCAACGCGGCGGCTGCTATCATAGTATTGCTGGTCGTGTTGCTCAGCATGAACGCCGTCGCTATCGTGCTGCGCAACCGGTTCCAGTCGAGAACAAGAGGGTAG
- a CDS encoding long-chain fatty acid--CoA ligase yields MALKTPENLRDLLELNLAERPDQTFIYWRDEEVSYRALDERANRVANGLRALGVGKGDVVSVYLPNCPEFLYTWFGINKLGAVFGPVNAMFKGDEVRHVLSDSGAVVAVTSRALIDTINAIRDQCPALRQVVCLEGEAPGAMAFGELMDQPSTLDPVPLARDDLAAIVYTSGTTGRPKGAMLSHFNYVWDTMAAVEVMPLQPGNERLGLILPLFHVNAQLTTLSQVYVGGAVAMWERFSPSDFWETVQRFRPTTFSAVPTMLGILLAVPRPEGLDTSSLRYVVCGAAPLPLDVFERFEETFNLRIMEGYGLTEATCVSSINPYWGIRKVGSIGLPLRGQPMKIVDDNMNELPTGERGEIVVKGPNVMQGYYNNPEATAETIVDGWVRTGDVGYMDEDGYFFIVDRKKEMIIRGGENIYPREIEEVLFTHPKIAEAAVIGRADPIWGEEVMAVVVTRPGETLTAEEVQEFCKARLASYKTPREVIFRDSLPKTLTGKVIKKALKEELAPG; encoded by the coding sequence ATGGCGCTGAAAACCCCTGAGAATCTTCGCGACCTGCTCGAGCTGAACCTTGCGGAGCGGCCCGACCAGACCTTTATCTACTGGCGGGATGAGGAGGTCTCGTACCGCGCGCTCGACGAACGGGCGAACCGCGTGGCGAACGGGCTGCGCGCGCTGGGCGTGGGCAAGGGAGACGTCGTATCGGTCTATCTGCCCAACTGTCCGGAGTTCCTCTACACGTGGTTCGGCATCAACAAGCTGGGCGCCGTATTCGGGCCCGTCAACGCCATGTTTAAGGGCGACGAGGTGCGCCACGTCCTCAGCGATTCCGGCGCAGTGGTCGCGGTCACCAGCCGGGCGCTGATCGATACAATCAATGCTATCCGTGACCAATGCCCCGCTCTTCGGCAGGTGGTCTGCCTCGAGGGCGAAGCGCCGGGAGCGATGGCCTTCGGGGAATTGATGGACCAGCCTTCCACCCTCGATCCGGTCCCCCTGGCCCGCGATGACCTGGCCGCGATCGTCTACACTTCCGGCACGACCGGCCGGCCCAAAGGAGCGATGCTCTCCCATTTCAACTACGTCTGGGACACCATGGCGGCGGTCGAGGTGATGCCCCTGCAGCCGGGCAACGAGCGTCTGGGGCTCATACTGCCCCTTTTCCACGTCAACGCCCAGCTCACCACCCTTTCGCAGGTCTACGTGGGGGGCGCTGTCGCCATGTGGGAGCGCTTCAGCCCCAGCGATTTCTGGGAAACGGTACAGCGTTTTCGCCCCACCACGTTCTCGGCCGTGCCCACGATGCTGGGAATCCTGCTGGCCGTCCCGAGACCGGAAGGGCTGGACACGAGCTCGCTGCGCTACGTCGTCTGCGGTGCCGCTCCCCTGCCGCTCGACGTCTTCGAGCGGTTTGAGGAGACGTTCAATCTGCGCATAATGGAGGGCTACGGCCTCACCGAGGCGACCTGCGTCTCGTCCATCAACCCGTACTGGGGCATCCGCAAGGTGGGGTCGATCGGCCTGCCGCTGCGGGGCCAGCCGATGAAGATCGTGGACGACAACATGAACGAGCTGCCGACGGGAGAGCGAGGCGAGATTGTGGTCAAGGGGCCGAACGTCATGCAGGGGTACTACAACAACCCCGAAGCCACCGCCGAGACAATCGTCGACGGCTGGGTGCGCACCGGCGATGTCGGCTATATGGACGAGGACGGCTACTTCTTCATCGTCGACCGCAAGAAGGAGATGATCATCCGCGGCGGCGAGAACATCTACCCGCGCGAGATCGAGGAGGTGCTGTTCACCCATCCCAAGATCGCGGAGGCGGCAGTGATCGGCCGCGCCGACCCGATCTGGGGCGAAGAGGTGATGGCTGTCGTCGTGACCCGGCCGGGGGAAACGCTGACGGCCGAGGAGGTGCAAGAGTTCTGCAAGGCGCGCCTGGCCAGCTACAAGACGCCGCGCGAGGTGATCTTCCGCGACAGCCTCCCCAAGACTCTTACCGGCAAGGTGATCAAGAAGGCGCTGAAGGAAGAGCTGGCGCCCGGATAG
- a CDS encoding alpha/beta hydrolase codes for MRKQPLVFLAIAVAALFAAVAFPSLDPAAADGRRYLDEVFQSLTVTRDIPYGQALDHHGVAQTLYLDLYEPAGDIEPLRAALVWVHGGNFNSGDKAGALDVEMSTRFAKRGYVVVSINHRIRPEIPTYDPPEPQAVVDAQHDAQAAVRWLRANAVARRVDPERIVIAGYSSGGTVALLVNYNAGDAGESGNPGHPSGTSRCAAVGGWIDVSLIETGEPPALIVHGTLDAKPFVPYSAALAIVERAEQVGVTAEFRPVEGVGHGLFTDHKEEIVAWMADFFYRGLPTGPSRIGGTVDNPRPEAPPEGDGGGMPAPAVAGIAAAASGGAAALAAAAWYARRRRPVPPTETPLRRTR; via the coding sequence ATGAGAAAGCAGCCTCTGGTCTTCCTCGCGATAGCCGTCGCCGCCCTCTTCGCTGCGGTGGCGTTCCCATCGCTCGACCCGGCGGCCGCCGACGGCCGGCGCTATCTGGACGAGGTCTTTCAGTCCCTGACGGTCACCCGCGACATCCCTTATGGGCAGGCGCTGGATCACCACGGCGTGGCGCAGACCCTATACCTCGATCTCTACGAGCCGGCGGGAGACATCGAACCGCTTCGTGCGGCCTTAGTGTGGGTCCACGGCGGGAACTTCAACAGCGGCGACAAGGCGGGCGCACTGGACGTGGAGATGTCGACCCGTTTCGCCAAGCGGGGCTACGTCGTCGTCTCGATCAATCACCGCATCCGTCCCGAGATCCCGACGTATGACCCGCCCGAGCCGCAAGCCGTCGTCGACGCGCAGCACGATGCCCAGGCGGCAGTGAGGTGGCTTCGCGCCAATGCCGTCGCCCGGCGCGTCGATCCGGAGCGTATCGTCATCGCCGGCTACTCGTCGGGCGGTACTGTCGCCCTCCTTGTCAACTACAACGCCGGCGACGCGGGCGAGAGCGGCAACCCCGGCCATCCTTCGGGGACGTCGCGTTGCGCCGCCGTCGGAGGCTGGATCGATGTCTCGCTGATCGAGACAGGCGAGCCGCCGGCGCTCATCGTTCACGGCACTCTCGATGCGAAGCCGTTCGTTCCCTACAGCGCCGCGCTCGCGATCGTTGAGAGAGCGGAGCAAGTCGGGGTGACCGCGGAGTTCCGTCCGGTGGAAGGCGTGGGACACGGCCTGTTTACAGACCACAAAGAGGAGATCGTCGCCTGGATGGCCGACTTCTTCTACCGCGGTCTTCCGACCGGTCCTTCGCGCATCGGGGGGACGGTGGACAACCCCCGGCCCGAAGCTCCACCTGAGGGAGACGGCGGGGGCATGCCGGCTCCCGCCGTAGCGGGGATTGCGGCGGCGGCTTCGGGCGGCGCGGCCGCGCTGGCGGCCGCCGCGTGGTATGCAAGGCGGCGCCGCCCTGTTCCACCCACTGAGACCCCCCTGCGCAGGACGCGCTGA
- a CDS encoding ABC transporter ATP-binding protein, whose amino-acid sequence MIEQRETPPAATRADEPVIRLDNASRWFGNIVAVSDVSFSIGPGIVGLLGPNGAGKSTILQMIAGFLKPSSGSASVRGRSPWRNEQLFRYTGLVPEREAIYPFLTGYEFVLLNARLHRLPDPAAATARAVRTVEMEDAQHRATGGYSKGMKQRIKLASALVHEPSLLLLDEPFNGVDPAQRLRMMSILRGLAATGCTIVFSSHILEEVERLADNVLVIVSGRLAASGDFHRIRRLMTDRPHTFVIRSSDNRRLAAALVEMQWVRGIELVDGGLSVRVSDFGAFTLRIPVVARESGVTLYELVPADQSLESVFSYLVNR is encoded by the coding sequence GTGATAGAACAACGCGAGACGCCGCCGGCCGCTACTCGGGCTGACGAACCTGTAATCAGGCTCGACAACGCTTCGCGCTGGTTCGGGAACATCGTCGCTGTCAGCGATGTCTCCTTCTCCATCGGCCCCGGCATCGTCGGCCTTCTCGGCCCGAACGGCGCCGGCAAGTCCACCATCCTCCAGATGATCGCCGGCTTTCTCAAGCCCTCGAGCGGCTCCGCCTCGGTCCGCGGCCGCTCTCCGTGGCGGAACGAGCAGCTTTTCCGCTACACGGGGCTGGTGCCGGAGCGCGAGGCGATCTACCCGTTCCTGACCGGGTACGAGTTCGTTCTCCTCAACGCCCGGCTCCACAGGCTGCCTGACCCGGCGGCGGCGACGGCCCGGGCGGTTCGGACGGTGGAGATGGAAGACGCCCAGCACCGCGCGACGGGCGGCTACTCAAAGGGGATGAAGCAGCGCATCAAGCTCGCCAGCGCCCTCGTTCACGAGCCTTCGCTCTTGCTGCTCGACGAGCCGTTTAACGGCGTCGACCCCGCCCAGCGGCTGCGCATGATGAGCATCTTGCGAGGCCTCGCCGCGACGGGCTGCACGATTGTCTTCTCGTCGCACATCCTGGAGGAGGTCGAGCGTCTGGCGGACAACGTGCTTGTCATCGTGTCGGGGCGTCTTGCCGCATCGGGCGACTTTCACCGCATCAGACGCCTGATGACCGACCGTCCGCATACGTTTGTGATCCGTTCGAGCGATAACCGCAGACTCGCCGCGGCGCTCGTTGAGATGCAGTGGGTGCGGGGGATCGAACTGGTCGATGGCGGCCTGAGCGTCCGCGTCTCCGATTTCGGCGCGTTTACGCTACGTATTCCGGTCGTCGCCAGGGAAAGCGGCGTAACGCTCTACGAGCTGGTACCGGCCGATCAATCGCTCGAAAGCGTATTCTCGTACCTGGTGAACCGATGA
- a CDS encoding ABC transporter ATP-binding protein has translation MTILATQRLTKLYSGVTALDSLDLELQPGIIGLVGANGAGKSTLIKILLGLIKPTRGSARLLGFDVTRQEIDLRRHVGYMPEHDCLPTDVSATEFVAHMARMSGLPRSAARERTADTLRHVGLFEERYREMGGYSMGMKQRVKLAQALVHDPRLLLLDEPTNGLDPEARDDMLDLVRRTGEEFGMAVIMASHLLAEIERVCNYLVVIDAGRLVRSAPLASFTERKQVLVVEVEGDPSTLVERLRGDGLTLQQKDGRILVGLDSEKTYDLIRDRIAELGLGLVRLEQGRQSLEDLFRTPEADVDDVAFS, from the coding sequence ATGACTATCCTGGCGACGCAGCGGCTGACCAAGCTCTACTCGGGCGTCACCGCGCTCGACTCGCTCGACCTGGAGTTGCAGCCGGGCATCATCGGACTCGTAGGCGCGAACGGCGCCGGCAAGAGCACGCTCATCAAGATCCTCCTCGGTCTCATCAAGCCTACCCGCGGTTCGGCCCGCCTCCTGGGGTTCGACGTAACACGCCAGGAAATCGACCTCCGCCGCCACGTCGGCTACATGCCGGAGCACGATTGCCTGCCCACAGACGTCTCCGCGACCGAGTTCGTCGCCCACATGGCGCGCATGAGCGGGCTGCCGCGCTCCGCCGCGCGGGAGCGCACCGCCGATACCCTTCGGCACGTCGGCCTGTTCGAGGAACGCTATCGCGAGATGGGCGGCTACTCAATGGGGATGAAGCAGCGGGTGAAGCTGGCCCAGGCCCTCGTCCACGATCCGCGCCTGCTGCTGCTGGACGAACCCACGAACGGACTCGACCCCGAGGCCCGCGACGATATGCTCGACCTCGTGCGCCGGACCGGCGAGGAGTTCGGAATGGCCGTCATCATGGCATCCCACCTCCTGGCGGAGATCGAACGTGTATGCAACTACCTCGTCGTGATCGATGCCGGGCGCCTCGTGCGTTCGGCGCCCCTCGCGTCATTCACGGAACGCAAGCAGGTCCTCGTTGTCGAGGTCGAAGGCGACCCGTCGACCCTCGTTGAGCGGCTGCGCGGAGACGGCCTCACCCTTCAACAGAAGGACGGGCGCATCCTCGTGGGTCTCGACAGTGAAAAGACGTACGACTTGATCCGCGACAGGATCGCCGAGCTCGGGCTGGGGCTGGTTCGCCTGGAGCAGGGCCGGCAGAGCCTGGAAGACCTCTTTCGCACTCCAGAGGCGGACGTGGACGATGTCGCGTTCAGTTGA
- the pstB gene encoding phosphate ABC transporter ATP-binding protein PstB, protein MVQEQGPAVQVGRYAAQFSELRSDVEEPSLGEPIIDIRGLNVWYGEFQALRDITFSIPGQRVTAVIGPSGCGKSTLIRCLNRMNDLVPGFRAGGLVLFEGEDIYARGVDPVDVRRRIGMVFQKPNPFPKSIYENVAFGARINGYTGRLDDIVERALRQAALWDEVKDILKRNALTLSGGQQQRLCIARALAIEPEVILMDEPCSALDPVATLRIEDLMRDLSKSYAIVIVTHNMQQAARVADFTAVMMMAADRAGEMVEFGRTRQVFTNPRDKRTEGYITGRFG, encoded by the coding sequence ATGGTCCAGGAACAGGGACCCGCGGTCCAGGTCGGGCGCTACGCCGCACAGTTCTCCGAGCTTCGATCCGACGTCGAAGAGCCGTCTCTTGGCGAACCGATAATCGACATCCGTGGGCTCAACGTCTGGTACGGCGAGTTTCAGGCGCTGCGCGACATCACTTTCTCCATCCCCGGGCAGCGTGTCACCGCCGTCATCGGCCCGTCGGGCTGCGGCAAGAGCACGCTCATTCGCTGCCTAAACCGCATGAACGACCTCGTGCCCGGCTTTCGCGCCGGCGGCCTCGTCCTGTTCGAGGGTGAGGACATCTATGCCAGAGGGGTCGACCCTGTCGACGTTCGCCGGCGCATCGGGATGGTCTTCCAGAAGCCCAACCCGTTCCCGAAGTCGATATACGAGAACGTGGCGTTCGGCGCGCGGATCAACGGCTACACCGGCCGGCTGGACGACATCGTGGAACGCGCCCTGCGGCAAGCGGCGCTCTGGGACGAGGTGAAAGACATTCTGAAGCGCAACGCCCTTACCCTGTCGGGCGGCCAGCAGCAGCGCCTTTGCATCGCCCGCGCGCTTGCCATCGAGCCCGAAGTGATCCTGATGGACGAGCCCTGCAGCGCTCTCGACCCCGTGGCGACCCTCCGGATCGAAGACCTGATGCGCGATCTGAGCAAGAGCTACGCAATCGTGATCGTTACCCACAATATGCAGCAGGCGGCGCGCGTCGCCGACTTCACGGCGGTGATGATGATGGCGGCCGACAGGGCAGGCGAGATGGTGGAGTTCGGACGGACGCGACAGGTGTTCACCAACCCGCGCGACAAGCGCACGGAGGGTTATATCACCGGCCGCTTCGGCTAG
- the phoU gene encoding phosphate signaling complex protein PhoU has product MPRTLFERHLAEVQGEMLVMADMVEKAIQRSVQALKGRDVGLARQVIADDLKINLKRYDIEERCLELIATQQPLAGDLRTIIAVLHMIVDLERMGDHAEGIAKIAVMLADEPPLKPYVDIPRMADAASRMLRESMEAFKKRDADQARAVMNEDDEVDALYDQVYRELLTYMLGDPRTIEQATRIIWVAHNLERIGDRVTNICERAVYMVTGKMEELNVSKY; this is encoded by the coding sequence ATGCCTCGCACGTTATTCGAACGCCACCTTGCTGAAGTCCAGGGCGAGATGCTCGTCATGGCTGATATGGTCGAGAAGGCCATTCAACGTTCCGTCCAGGCGCTGAAGGGCCGCGACGTCGGGCTTGCCCGGCAGGTCATCGCCGACGACCTCAAGATCAACCTTAAACGCTACGATATCGAGGAACGGTGCCTGGAGCTCATCGCCACTCAGCAGCCGCTGGCCGGCGACCTTCGCACCATCATCGCTGTCTTGCACATGATCGTCGACCTCGAACGCATGGGCGACCACGCTGAGGGAATCGCCAAGATCGCCGTCATGCTGGCCGACGAGCCCCCGCTGAAGCCCTACGTGGACATCCCCAGGATGGCGGACGCGGCCTCTCGCATGCTGCGGGAGAGCATGGAAGCGTTCAAGAAACGGGACGCCGACCAGGCGAGAGCGGTCATGAACGAGGACGACGAGGTCGACGCCCTCTACGACCAGGTCTACCGCGAGCTCCTGACGTACATGCTCGGCGACCCGCGCACGATTGAGCAGGCAACGCGCATCATCTGGGTGGCGCACAACCTGGAGCGGATCGGCGACCGCGTCACGAACATCTGCGAGCGCGCCGTTTACATGGTGACGGGGAAGATGGAGGAGCTCAACGTCTCCAAGTACTAG